From Sphingomonas nostoxanthinifaciens, a single genomic window includes:
- a CDS encoding glutathione S-transferase, which yields MIDLYYWPGIPGRGEFVRLALEAKNVSYRDVAMEAGDDGMDRLVADMERPRDTAPFAPPYVVADGMTIAQVANILLWLGETQGLAPADMAGRLWVNQCQLTIADMVAEAHDAHHPISPGAYYEEQKDEAKRRAADFRTARMPKFLDWFEQALERRGPWLAGADWSYADTSLFQLIEGLRFAFPKRMATLESGLPRLIALHDAVAALPGIAAYLASDRRQPFGEGIFRHYLELDGAD from the coding sequence ATGATCGACCTGTATTATTGGCCCGGTATTCCCGGCCGCGGCGAGTTCGTGCGCCTCGCGCTGGAGGCCAAGAACGTGTCCTATCGCGACGTGGCGATGGAGGCCGGTGACGACGGCATGGACCGGCTCGTCGCCGACATGGAGCGCCCGCGCGATACCGCCCCGTTCGCGCCACCCTATGTCGTCGCCGACGGCATGACGATCGCGCAGGTGGCCAACATCCTGCTGTGGCTGGGCGAGACGCAGGGACTGGCACCGGCGGACATGGCGGGCCGCCTGTGGGTCAACCAGTGCCAGCTCACCATCGCCGACATGGTGGCCGAGGCGCACGACGCGCATCACCCGATCTCGCCCGGCGCTTATTACGAGGAGCAGAAGGACGAGGCGAAGAGGCGCGCGGCGGATTTCCGCACGGCGCGAATGCCCAAATTCCTCGACTGGTTCGAGCAGGCGCTGGAGCGGCGCGGGCCGTGGCTCGCCGGCGCCGACTGGAGCTATGCCGACACCTCGCTGTTCCAGCTGATCGAGGGGCTGCGCTTCGCATTCCCGAAGCGGATGGCCACGCTGGAATCCGGCCTGCCCAGGCTGATCGCGCTGCACGATGCCGTCGCGGCGTTGCCCGGCATCGCCGCCTATCTGGCGAGCGACCGGCGTCAGCCGTTCGGCGAGGGCATCTTCCGCCATTATCTCGAGCTGGACGGGGCAGACTAG
- a CDS encoding BolA family protein yields MNEIPTGPVAHEIDARLRAALHPERLAVIDDSAKHRGHSGHDPRGESHFTVEIVAEAFAGASRVQRHRLVNQALGELLAERVHALAIKAAAPGE; encoded by the coding sequence ATGAACGAGATTCCTACCGGCCCGGTCGCCCACGAAATCGATGCGCGGCTGCGCGCCGCCCTTCATCCCGAACGGCTCGCCGTGATCGACGACAGCGCCAAGCATCGCGGCCATTCCGGCCACGATCCGCGCGGCGAAAGCCACTTCACCGTCGAGATCGTGGCAGAGGCGTTTGCAGGCGCGAGCCGCGTCCAGCGCCACCGCCTCGTCAACCAGGCGTTGGGCGAACTGCTGGCGGAGCGCGTTCACGCGCTGGCGATCAAGGCCGCCGCGCCGGGAGAGTGA
- a CDS encoding J domain-containing protein, with protein sequence MAEKNERQARFHGRIPGQRSCDHPGCTEAGEFRAPPIEGSRAGFDGPGAWRWLCLDHVRAFNAGYNFFNGMTAEEISAQQRPYAGWERETRAFAAAAQGSGGPRWTDFVDPLDAIQARFSAARPAMRQDGKLLSDADRRALKVLALDADADRRALRTRYAELVRRYHPDRNGGDRSHEKALQDVIEAYNRLKSAPAFA encoded by the coding sequence TTGGCCGAGAAGAACGAACGGCAGGCGCGATTTCATGGGCGCATCCCCGGACAGCGGTCGTGCGACCATCCGGGCTGTACCGAAGCGGGCGAGTTCCGCGCGCCGCCGATCGAGGGATCGCGCGCCGGCTTCGACGGGCCGGGGGCGTGGCGCTGGCTGTGCCTCGATCACGTGCGCGCGTTCAACGCCGGCTACAATTTCTTCAACGGCATGACCGCCGAGGAGATTTCGGCGCAGCAGCGCCCCTATGCCGGGTGGGAGCGCGAGACGCGCGCCTTCGCCGCCGCCGCGCAGGGGAGCGGCGGCCCGCGCTGGACCGATTTCGTCGACCCGCTCGACGCGATCCAGGCGCGCTTCAGTGCCGCCCGGCCGGCGATGCGGCAGGACGGGAAGCTGCTGTCCGACGCCGACCGCCGCGCGCTGAAGGTGCTGGCGCTCGACGCCGACGCCGATCGCCGCGCGCTGCGCACCCGCTATGCCGAACTGGTTCGCCGCTATCATCCCGATCGCAACGGTGGCGACCGCAGCCACGAGAAGGCACTGCAGGACGTGATCGAGGCCTATAACCGCCTCAAGTCGGCACCCGCCTTCGCCTGA
- a CDS encoding FxDxF family PEP-CTERM protein, with protein MQLSSIIKSAVFCSGLVSSVAITAPASAVVTIVMTGSATSLTGSFSNTVASSGSFTDYYEFSVPSAGSILGGVLSVSFDPTSVINSVWLNGTALTVSFDSSTNVYVASSMVPTIANPQTLAIGGTVGAAGSVSYGGNVTFTAAAVPEAATWAMFIGGMGLAGAAMRRRTVKVGFA; from the coding sequence ATGCAGCTTTCCTCTATCATCAAGTCTGCGGTCTTCTGTTCCGGCTTGGTTTCGAGCGTAGCGATAACTGCGCCAGCTTCGGCGGTGGTGACGATCGTGATGACGGGTTCAGCCACCTCGCTCACCGGAAGCTTCAGCAACACGGTGGCGAGCAGCGGCTCGTTCACGGATTATTACGAATTCTCGGTGCCGTCCGCCGGCTCCATTCTCGGCGGCGTCCTCAGCGTGAGCTTCGATCCCACCTCGGTCATCAATTCGGTCTGGCTGAACGGCACCGCATTGACGGTGTCGTTCGACAGTTCGACGAATGTTTATGTCGCCAGCTCCATGGTGCCGACGATCGCCAATCCGCAGACGTTGGCCATTGGCGGCACGGTCGGGGCAGCCGGTTCGGTGTCCTACGGCGGTAACGTCACGTTCACCGCCGCAGCGGTGCCGGAGGCGGCGACGTGGGCGATGTTCATCGGTGGCATGGGCCTTGCGGGCGCCGCGATGCGGCGCAGGACGGTAAAGGTCGGTTTCGCCTGA
- a CDS encoding SRPBCC family protein, with protein MSAAIDLVVTRTIDAPVDAVWRAFTDHLSEWWCPRPWTTEVVALDLRPGGRSAMVMRGPAGEEHAMEGVFLEVVPARRIVFTDAYRSGWEPQGPFMTAIMEFTPEGDRTLYRGTARHWTAEAKAQHEAMGFEAGWGTVAMQLEEVARRITAGG; from the coding sequence ATGAGTGCGGCCATCGATCTGGTCGTTACCCGCACGATCGACGCGCCGGTCGACGCGGTGTGGCGGGCCTTCACCGATCATCTGAGCGAATGGTGGTGCCCCAGGCCGTGGACGACCGAGGTGGTCGCGCTCGATCTGCGCCCCGGGGGGCGATCGGCGATGGTGATGCGCGGGCCCGCCGGCGAGGAGCATGCGATGGAAGGCGTGTTCCTCGAGGTGGTGCCCGCGCGCCGGATCGTCTTCACCGACGCCTACAGGTCGGGATGGGAACCGCAGGGGCCATTCATGACTGCCATCATGGAATTCACGCCCGAGGGCGACCGCACGCTCTATCGCGGCACCGCACGCCACTGGACCGCCGAGGCGAAGGCACAGCACGAGGCGATGGGGTTCGAGGCTGGCTGGGGCACCGTCGCGATGCAGCTGGAAGAGGTTGCCCGTAGGATTACCGCGGGCGGGTGA
- a CDS encoding DUF1428 domain-containing protein, which yields MTYIDGFVAPVLAGRRDAYRQLAEEASAVFVECGALHVVEAIGNDVPHGQVTDLWRAVAAEEGEDVAFSWIVWPSKAARDAGWEKAMADPRMKPPGEMPFDGKRLIFGGFDVIVDIAAPVAG from the coding sequence ATGACCTATATCGACGGGTTCGTGGCTCCGGTTCTCGCGGGCCGGCGGGACGCATATCGACAGCTGGCCGAGGAGGCGTCGGCCGTGTTCGTCGAATGCGGCGCGCTTCACGTGGTGGAGGCGATCGGCAACGACGTGCCGCACGGCCAGGTGACCGACCTGTGGCGCGCGGTGGCGGCGGAGGAGGGCGAGGACGTCGCGTTTTCGTGGATCGTCTGGCCGTCCAAGGCCGCGCGCGATGCAGGATGGGAGAAAGCGATGGCCGATCCGCGCATGAAGCCGCCGGGCGAGATGCCGTTCGACGGCAAGCGCCTCATCTTCGGCGGCTTCGACGTGATCGTCGACATCGCCGCGCCGGTGGCGGGCTGA
- the cobS gene encoding cobaltochelatase subunit CobS, whose product MTDLPNIQPDSRSATVLDAPDQLKKVRDLFGIDSNMTVPAFSEVDERVPDLDPSYVFDPDTTLAICAGFAHNRRVMIQGYHGTGKSSHIEQVAARLNWPLIRINLDAHISRIDLIGRDAIVLREGQQVTEFREGLLPWALQTPSALVFDEYDAGRPDVMFVIQRVLETEGKLTLLDQNRVIRPNPWFRLFATANTVGLGDTTGLYHGTQQINQGQMDRWNIVVTLNYLPAAIEAQIVLAKSGEYDKPDGKKTVDQMVKVAELTRQGFMAGDISTVMSPRTVISWAQNTLILGDVGFAFRLSFLNKCDEAERALVAEYYQRVFGKDLPESIVGKA is encoded by the coding sequence ATGACCGACCTGCCCAACATCCAGCCCGACAGCCGCTCCGCCACGGTGCTCGACGCGCCCGATCAGTTGAAGAAGGTGCGCGACCTGTTCGGCATCGATTCGAACATGACGGTGCCCGCTTTCTCCGAAGTGGACGAGCGCGTGCCCGATCTCGATCCCAGCTACGTGTTCGATCCGGACACCACGCTCGCCATCTGCGCCGGCTTCGCGCACAATCGCCGCGTGATGATCCAGGGCTATCACGGCACCGGCAAATCGTCGCACATCGAGCAGGTGGCGGCGCGGCTCAACTGGCCGCTGATCCGCATCAACCTCGACGCGCATATCAGCCGGATCGACCTGATCGGCCGCGACGCAATCGTGCTGCGCGAGGGTCAGCAGGTCACCGAATTCCGCGAGGGGCTATTGCCATGGGCGCTGCAGACGCCGTCGGCGCTCGTCTTCGACGAATATGATGCCGGCCGCCCCGACGTGATGTTCGTGATCCAGCGCGTGCTGGAGACCGAGGGCAAGCTCACCCTGCTCGACCAGAATCGCGTGATCCGGCCCAATCCGTGGTTCCGCCTGTTCGCCACCGCCAACACGGTCGGCCTCGGCGACACGACCGGGCTCTACCACGGCACGCAGCAGATCAACCAGGGCCAGATGGACCGCTGGAACATCGTCGTGACGCTGAACTATCTGCCGGCGGCGATCGAGGCGCAGATCGTGCTCGCCAAATCGGGCGAATATGACAAGCCCGACGGCAAGAAGACCGTCGACCAGATGGTCAAGGTGGCGGAACTGACCCGCCAAGGCTTCATGGCCGGCGACATCTCGACCGTGATGAGCCCGCGCACCGTGATCTCGTGGGCGCAGAACACGCTGATCCTCGGCGACGTCGGCTTCGCCTTCCGCCTGTCGTTCCTCAACAAGTGCGACGAGGCTGAGCGCGCCTTGGTGGCCGAATATTATCAGCGCGTATTCGGCAAGGATCTGCCCGAAAGCATCGTCGGCAAGGCGTAA
- a CDS encoding PEPxxWA-CTERM sorting domain-containing protein, giving the protein MLILGGVTLEHTGAVSTVYASSLAGKTLSSYSAIYIESPSGCCVADNTALNGYGAAVNSFIAAGGNLSIENYIGGGYDGVVVGGAAAPAGSILGFGTAGGGAGCTDGEVVTAFGISKGFTQPPVDDCWEHQGYEMSYWGKLGYQSLIASDPAGYVFADGTGIGSAFLALGGSLGTPTSVPEPASWALMVGGFGLIGGGLRRRATRIVHV; this is encoded by the coding sequence GTGCTGATCCTTGGCGGCGTGACGCTGGAACATACCGGCGCGGTCTCGACGGTCTATGCGTCGTCGCTCGCGGGCAAGACGCTGTCCAGCTACAGCGCGATCTATATCGAATCGCCCAGCGGCTGTTGCGTGGCCGACAATACGGCGCTGAACGGATATGGCGCGGCGGTGAACAGCTTCATCGCGGCGGGCGGCAACCTGTCGATCGAGAATTATATCGGCGGTGGCTATGACGGCGTCGTGGTGGGCGGTGCCGCGGCTCCGGCGGGCTCGATCCTGGGCTTCGGTACGGCGGGCGGGGGTGCCGGTTGCACCGATGGTGAGGTCGTGACCGCCTTCGGTATCTCCAAAGGCTTCACCCAGCCGCCCGTCGACGATTGCTGGGAGCATCAGGGCTACGAGATGAGCTATTGGGGCAAGCTCGGCTATCAGAGCCTGATCGCCTCGGATCCCGCGGGCTACGTGTTCGCCGACGGGACGGGCATCGGTTCGGCCTTCCTCGCGCTCGGTGGTTCGCTCGGAACGCCGACCTCGGTACCCGAGCCGGCGTCGTGGGCGCTGATGGTCGGCGGGTTCGGCCTGATCGGCGGCGGGTTGCGCCGTCGTGCGACGCGGATCGTCCACGTCTAG
- the cobT gene encoding cobaltochelatase subunit CobT, with product MAEQSPLEAFRAVLAGTARAMAHEPELELSFTTETPSASLKQIRVPMPSRALPAAQIAEARGVADGFALRQRHHDATLHNRAAPADPSARAVFDAVEQARVEALGARAMPGVQRNLATALEMRLRTDPLTRARTRTEVPLASALGLIVRERLTGETSPAIAETGLALVRDWIEEKAAADLDALGLALDDQGAFARLATRLLEDLELVEAQPEPTEPEEAGEDEGEQDQAEQQSDEGDDETGGQSDAQMDARAEASDSAEQQTDSREQEAGEFEGDGEEGGEGEDGVQPARPNRPPSDTPGFLDYKAYTTRFDEIVGADELCDEDELTRLRAYLDQQLVHLQGAVTKLANRLQRRLMAQQNRSWDFDQEEGLLDAARLARVIVAPGHSLSYKIERDMDFRDATVTLLIDNSGSMRGRPISIAAISADILARTLERCGVKVEILGFTTRAWKGGQSRDAWLQAGRPPAPGRLNDLRHIVYKRADEPYRRARKQLGLMMREGLLKENIDGEALLWAHSRLIARPEERRILMVISDGAPVDDSTLSVNSGSYLEKHLRQVIGWIQDRSPVELIAIGIGHDVTRYYARAVTIMDAEQLGGTMVEQLASLFEAA from the coding sequence GTGGCCGAGCAAAGCCCTCTCGAAGCGTTCCGGGCCGTCCTCGCCGGCACCGCACGGGCGATGGCGCACGAGCCTGAGCTCGAGCTTTCCTTCACCACCGAGACGCCGTCGGCCTCGCTCAAGCAGATCCGCGTGCCGATGCCGAGCCGCGCTTTGCCGGCAGCGCAGATCGCCGAAGCGCGCGGTGTCGCCGACGGGTTCGCGCTCCGCCAGCGCCATCACGACGCCACCCTCCACAACCGCGCCGCGCCGGCCGATCCATCCGCGCGCGCCGTGTTCGATGCCGTCGAGCAGGCACGGGTCGAGGCATTGGGCGCGCGCGCCATGCCGGGCGTGCAGCGCAATCTCGCGACGGCGCTGGAGATGCGGCTGCGCACCGATCCGCTGACGCGGGCGCGCACGCGCACCGAGGTGCCGCTCGCCTCCGCGCTCGGCCTGATCGTGCGCGAGCGGTTGACCGGCGAGACATCGCCGGCGATCGCCGAAACTGGCCTCGCGCTGGTACGCGACTGGATCGAGGAGAAGGCCGCCGCCGATCTCGACGCACTCGGCCTCGCGCTCGACGATCAGGGCGCCTTCGCGCGGCTCGCTACGCGCCTGCTCGAGGATCTCGAGCTGGTCGAGGCCCAGCCCGAGCCGACCGAGCCCGAGGAAGCAGGCGAGGATGAGGGCGAGCAGGATCAGGCCGAACAGCAGTCCGATGAGGGCGACGACGAGACCGGCGGCCAGAGCGATGCACAGATGGATGCACGCGCCGAGGCATCGGACAGCGCCGAGCAACAGACCGATTCGCGCGAGCAGGAAGCCGGCGAGTTTGAGGGCGACGGCGAGGAGGGCGGCGAGGGCGAGGACGGCGTCCAGCCGGCGCGGCCCAATCGTCCGCCGTCCGACACGCCCGGCTTTCTCGATTACAAGGCCTATACCACCCGCTTCGACGAGATCGTCGGTGCCGACGAACTGTGCGACGAGGATGAGCTGACGCGGCTGCGCGCCTATCTCGACCAGCAGCTCGTTCATCTGCAGGGCGCGGTGACCAAGCTCGCCAACCGCCTCCAGCGGCGGCTGATGGCGCAGCAGAATCGCAGCTGGGATTTCGACCAGGAAGAAGGGCTGCTCGACGCAGCGCGACTCGCGCGCGTGATCGTCGCCCCCGGCCACTCGCTCTCGTACAAAATCGAGCGCGACATGGATTTTCGCGACGCGACGGTGACGTTGCTGATCGACAATTCGGGATCGATGCGCGGGCGGCCAATCTCGATTGCCGCAATCTCGGCCGACATTCTCGCGCGCACGCTGGAACGGTGCGGGGTCAAGGTCGAGATCCTCGGCTTCACCACGCGGGCATGGAAGGGCGGCCAGTCGCGCGACGCGTGGCTGCAGGCCGGGCGGCCGCCTGCGCCCGGCCGGCTCAACGACCTGCGCCACATCGTCTACAAGCGCGCCGACGAGCCCTATCGGCGCGCGCGCAAGCAGCTCGGCCTGATGATGCGCGAAGGGCTGCTGAAGGAGAATATCGATGGCGAGGCGCTGCTGTGGGCGCATTCGCGCCTGATTGCGCGGCCGGAGGAGCGGCGTATCCTGATGGTGATCTCCGACGGCGCGCCGGTCGATGATTCGACGCTGTCGGTCAACAGCGGCTCATATCTCGAGAAACATCTGCGCCAGGTGATCGGCTGGATCCAGGACCGCTCGCCGGTGGAGCTGATCGCGATCGGCATCGGCCACGACGTAACGCGTTATTATGCGCGCGCGGTGACGATCATGGATGCCGAGCAGCTCGGCGGTACGATGGTCGAACAACTCGCCTCGCTGTTCGAGGCGGCATAA
- a CDS encoding glycine zipper 2TM domain-containing protein, whose translation MPGRSFALVGAALIGLGALAPSAALAQYWGGPPPPPPPVAYYYDRGYGWDAPPPPPPPPPRVVYARPYYGGYHRYRCDRGTGGAIVGAIAGGLLGNVVAGRGDRGIGTLFGAGAGALAGRAVDRHC comes from the coding sequence ATGCCGGGTCGTTCTTTCGCGTTGGTGGGTGCCGCCCTGATCGGCCTGGGTGCATTGGCGCCAAGCGCGGCGCTGGCCCAATATTGGGGCGGCCCGCCGCCACCCCCGCCTCCCGTCGCTTATTATTATGACCGTGGTTATGGCTGGGATGCTCCGCCACCGCCGCCACCGCCTCCCCCGCGCGTGGTCTACGCCCGGCCTTATTATGGCGGCTATCACCGCTATCGCTGCGACCGTGGCACTGGCGGCGCCATCGTTGGCGCGATCGCGGGCGGCCTGCTCGGCAATGTCGTGGCAGGGCGTGGCGATCGTGGCATCGGCACGCTGTTCGGCGCGGGTGCCGGCGCCCTCGCCGGCCGTGCGGTCGATCGCCACTGCTGA